From the Paenibacillus sp. FSL H8-0548 genome, one window contains:
- a CDS encoding transposase, protein MEGLYGATEEIRKAFKDQVVVRILTEELPASETTKELSVHNTTVNNWLKLYKQDGESSLPDSGNRNLKADDEEIRKLHK, encoded by the coding sequence ATGGAGGGTTTATACGGAGCAACGGAAGAAATTCGCAAGGCATTTAAGGACCAGGTGGTCGTACGTATTTTGACTGAAGAATTACCCGCTTCTGAAACGACCAAGGAACTAAGCGTGCACAATACGACGGTTAATAACTGGTTAAAGTTGTATAAACAAGACGGTGAATCATCACTACCTGACAGCGGAAATCGAAATCTTAAAGCAGATGATGAGGAAATACGTAAGCTACATAAGTAA
- a CDS encoding universal stress protein — protein MYQRILLAADGSKNSIRAAQEAANIASLIPDSIVEILFVADMSKIKSEVLHSQNHEELELKRNQKLIPVKELLSAKNVNHQMKIITGDPGPVIVEYANNEKVDLVIIGSRGLNALQEFVMGSVSHKVVKRVQCPVIVVK, from the coding sequence ATGTATCAACGTATCTTATTAGCTGCTGATGGATCGAAAAACTCTATTCGGGCAGCCCAGGAAGCTGCGAATATTGCATCATTAATTCCAGATTCCATCGTTGAAATCCTATTCGTGGCGGACATGTCTAAAATAAAAAGTGAAGTTCTTCATTCTCAAAACCATGAAGAATTAGAGTTGAAACGAAATCAAAAGTTGATTCCTGTTAAAGAACTGCTTTCCGCTAAAAATGTGAATCATCAAATGAAGATCATTACCGGCGACCCAGGTCCGGTAATTGTAGAATATGCAAATAATGAAAAAGTGGATTTGGTCATTATAGGTAGCCGAGGGCTAAATGCTTTGCAAGAATTTGTTATGGGTAGCGTCAGTCATAAAGTTGTTAAGAGAGTACAGTGTCCAGTTATCGTTGTTAAATAA
- the ehuB gene encoding ectoine/hydroxyectoine ABC transporter substrate-binding protein EhuB: MWKYLSILFTMSMLLLAACGSNNEGATDTLAQAQQQGYITVGFANEKPYAYKNESGELTGEAVEIARIILKRLEIDELRGELTEFTSLIAGLQAKRFDLITAGMFIKEDRCEAVLFADPEYSIGEGLAVKTGNPLGLISYRSIAEHADAKVAVMAGAVEVDYLKASGIPENRMLIVPDQDAAISALQSGRADAMTMTGPALQSRLEAANDNMLERVMDFEQPTVDGESIRGYGATAFRFGDEAFQAAYNAELNKMKESGELLEILSQFGFTEQELPQDTTAAQLCKS; the protein is encoded by the coding sequence TTGTGGAAATATTTGTCTATTTTATTTACGATGTCTATGCTGTTGTTAGCGGCTTGTGGAAGCAATAACGAGGGGGCAACGGATACGCTGGCTCAAGCACAGCAGCAGGGGTACATAACTGTAGGCTTCGCGAATGAGAAGCCGTATGCCTACAAAAACGAAAGCGGCGAATTAACGGGGGAAGCAGTTGAGATTGCTCGAATAATTTTGAAACGGTTGGAGATCGATGAACTGAGGGGAGAATTGACGGAGTTTACTTCGTTGATTGCTGGCCTGCAAGCCAAACGATTTGACTTGATTACTGCTGGAATGTTCATTAAAGAGGATCGCTGCGAGGCTGTATTGTTTGCTGATCCGGAATACAGTATCGGGGAAGGACTCGCTGTGAAAACTGGCAATCCGCTAGGGCTTATTAGCTACCGATCCATTGCTGAGCATGCCGATGCTAAGGTTGCGGTCATGGCCGGAGCAGTCGAGGTGGATTATTTGAAGGCTTCCGGAATACCGGAAAATCGCATGCTTATCGTACCGGACCAAGATGCAGCGATTAGTGCCCTACAATCGGGACGTGCCGATGCGATGACAATGACAGGTCCTGCGTTGCAATCCCGTTTGGAAGCAGCGAACGACAACATGTTGGAACGAGTTATGGATTTTGAGCAGCCTACTGTGGATGGCGAGAGCATTCGCGGTTATGGTGCAACCGCTTTTCGCTTTGGGGACGAAGCATTCCAAGCCGCATACAATGCTGAGCTTAATAAAATGAAAGAATCCGGTGAGCTGCTGGAAATATTAAGCCAATTCGGTTTCACGGAACAAGAGCTTCCACAGGATACTACTGCTGCTCAGCTCTGTAAATCTTGA
- the ehuC gene encoding ectoine/hydroxyectoine ABC transporter permease subunit EhuC: MEWLPLLLDGTLITLQVAALSSIVSLILAAAAGLACSSRHTIIRGVANVYVEVFRACSLLVLLFWVYFALPFLDIELSKLTAAVLAIGLNIGAYGSEIVRSSIAAVPKGQYEAGVALNLSGSMRMFRIILPQAVTRMVPPFANLMIELLKATSLVYFITLSDLTFEAMIIRNNYYTWTPQIFGLLLLIYFVLSAFISFSARLLERKLTVWR; encoded by the coding sequence TTGGAATGGCTTCCTTTATTGCTTGACGGAACGCTAATTACTCTGCAGGTAGCCGCGTTGTCGTCAATCGTATCGTTAATTCTCGCGGCGGCGGCTGGACTTGCATGCTCGTCCCGTCACACCATCATTAGAGGCGTAGCTAACGTGTACGTTGAAGTATTTAGGGCTTGTTCGTTACTCGTTCTATTGTTTTGGGTCTATTTTGCACTACCGTTTCTTGATATTGAGCTTTCTAAGTTAACAGCGGCCGTGCTTGCGATCGGTTTGAATATTGGCGCATATGGATCGGAGATCGTTAGAAGCTCGATTGCAGCCGTGCCAAAGGGACAGTACGAAGCCGGAGTAGCGCTGAATTTATCAGGAAGCATGCGTATGTTTCGAATTATTTTGCCTCAAGCTGTTACGAGGATGGTGCCGCCGTTCGCAAATTTGATGATTGAATTGTTAAAGGCGACTTCACTTGTCTATTTTATAACACTGTCGGATCTTACGTTTGAAGCCATGATCATTCGGAATAATTACTATACCTGGACGCCACAAATATTCGGTTTGCTTTTACTCATCTATTTTGTATTATCCGCGTTTATTTCCTTTTCGGCCCGCTTGCTTGAACGCAAGCTTACGGTTTGGAGGTGA
- the ehuD gene encoding ectoine/hydroxyectoine ABC transporter permease subunit EhuD, translated as MWKWDYVIELLPKLLNAFLVTLGATLLGFLISILIGLVFALAGRSAYRPIRWTIRSIVEFIRSTPLLVQVFFLYYSVPMLTGLAMSAFVTGVFALGLHYGTYMSEVFRSGIDAVPRGQWEASTALHLSKRKTWLSVILPQALPPIIPMMGNYLIVIFKETPTLSAITLVELLLTAKSEASVSYRVFEPYTVVGLLFLIVSLIFSYGIRQLEKRMLRHEHPGGGEKR; from the coding sequence TTGTGGAAATGGGATTATGTCATTGAATTGCTTCCGAAGCTGTTAAATGCCTTTTTGGTTACACTGGGCGCTACGCTACTGGGGTTCTTAATTTCAATTTTAATCGGTTTAGTTTTTGCACTTGCTGGACGTTCGGCTTATAGACCGATTAGATGGACCATTCGCTCCATTGTTGAATTTATCCGAAGCACGCCGCTGCTCGTTCAAGTTTTCTTTCTTTATTACAGCGTACCGATGCTGACGGGACTCGCGATGTCTGCATTTGTAACAGGTGTTTTCGCTTTAGGACTTCATTATGGAACTTATATGTCCGAGGTATTTCGTTCCGGCATCGATGCTGTACCGCGCGGACAATGGGAAGCATCAACAGCCCTCCATTTATCAAAGCGCAAGACGTGGCTGTCCGTTATATTGCCGCAAGCGCTGCCTCCCATCATCCCAATGATGGGCAACTATTTGATTGTTATATTTAAAGAGACGCCAACCTTGTCAGCCATCACGCTTGTAGAACTGCTGCTGACCGCAAAAAGCGAGGCATCTGTCTCCTACCGCGTATTTGAACCATATACTGTTGTCGGTCTGTTGTTTTTAATCGTTAGTTTGATCTTTTCATACGGTATACGCCAGCTGGAAAAACGAATGCTTCGGCACGAGCATCCAGGGGGAGGAGAAAAACGATGA